The region TCGACATTGGTTTCGATCAGCATGTTTGGCGTTGCGGGATCTTCGCCATCGTATGCGGTACGCCACAAGTGTTCTCCTCGTAGCGAGACAGACCAATGGTCTGTTAGCAAGACGCTGGTCCAGCTATTGAATCGATATTCGTCGCCAACGCTATAGCCGCGATAGTTGCGTCCGATGGGCAGGTCTGTTTGGAACTGATAGCCCACAGACCACCATGATCCAAATCGTTTATAGGTTAGGCCTGGCTTGGCGTTGAATGTTCCGCTGCCCAGACGCATGGGGTATGGCAATGGCTGTGAAACCAATCCGCCGGTCGGTTCAGTTGACTCGCGATAGATGTCGCCAGTCGGAACGCTGCATCCCAGGTTCGCGATCCAGTCTTGGCAATCGTCGCTGTAAAGTCGCAACAACGCGCCGAAAGATGTGTCTCCAAAGCCACTGTTGTGTGTCGTGAAGGAACTGCCGCGGCCTGCGGGATTCATATCGCCACGGATGTGATCCATCGTCAAACTCGGCAGCATCAACATCGTGTAGAGCGTGACATTCTCGCTCGCTCCATACATGACGTGCAGCATGTGCATTTCCATGGTCATGTCGGTTGGTGCAGCACCGGCATTGGTCATGATCCCGTTGACGTTGATGCCAGCTGGCATGCCTGCGGGACCGATTGCGTCGGCATCGGAAACTTTGTCTTTGACGATTTGGTTGTCTTCCATCGACATGGACATGAACTTGTATTCGACCATCCATTCACCTTGATCGTGAAGGTGGTCGCCCATGATTCCCGCAGGGGCATGCTTGTCGGCCAACGATTTGCGGCCTTCACCCGCGGACGCGAATGAGGCCGAAGCCAGGGCTAGAGCTAAGGTGATTCGTCGAATCATCATGGGGGATCCGCCTTGTTCGGTTTAGTGCCCGAGTCTGCCTGTTGAGAATTGGATTGCCTTAAGCTCTCATCGGCAGAGTTTCGCCATGTAGTGTGGAAGCCGAAGTGCGACATCGGGACTTCGTGCGGAAAGCCTTGGGACAACCCGAAGATTCGGCAAGGTTTTACAGCGGCGGTGTTCGAGTAGGACGGGAAGGGAGTCGTACTCGTACTTCAGGGCTCTGCCCGGTACTCGTTATCGTTGCTCGAATCCGGTTCTCGATCGCGGTTGGGGCCAGCTAGTGGTTGCGTCGGTGCAGATTGATTCGCTGTTTTGGTGGGGTGGGGAGTTTCGAGTACGAGTACCGCTTCGCTGAGTACGAGTAAGATGGGAAAGGGCTGGAGCGGAGTTGCGGAACAGCTTCGGGAAAGGTCTTCGTAGGATCGCTCAAGCTTAGTTTGTCGATTGCTCGCAAAGCTGGCTGCTGAGTTCTTCGTCGGTGTGACGCTGCAGCGCACCGATTGATCATTGCCTAGAATGACTCGGTCGAGTGAGCGGATTCGGAACCATTGCCTGGTTAGGCGGTTTAACTGGGTGTGTCCGTCGGCACGCTTTCTCTCAAATTGTTTTACCGCTAGTCACAAATTGCCACTCATGGGGTCCGCCAAATGAGATTGCTGCCCGCAATTGCTCTGCTTTTGATTCTTCCGTCGATCACATTTGCCGCCGACCTGACACAAGGCTGGCCCCAGTGGCGTGGTCCCGAGTTTTCAGGCGTGGCGGAGAATTCAAATCCTCCGACCACTTGGAGTGAATCAGAAAACATCCGTTGGAAGATTGAAGTTCCCGGCGCCGGCAGTTCGACCCCGATCATTTTGGGGGATCGGGTTTATGTCGCGACCGCGATTGAGACCGATCGGTCAAAGGAGGGAGCACCTGCGGAGGAGGCTCAGGCTGACACGTCAAATGATCAGGGTGAACAAGAACGCGGCAGGCGTCGTGGTGGACGACGTGGTTTCGGCGGTGGGCCGTCACCGACGAAATACTATCAGTTCGCTGTTGTTGCCTATGATCGCGCGAATGGAACTGAAGTTTGGCGATCGGTTTTAACTGAGCAGGTGCCTCACGAAGCGGGCCACAACACGAATACGTTTGCCTCTTCGTCTCCCTTGACCGACGGCGATCGCCTTTATGTTTCCTTCGGTTCACGCGGGGTCTTCGCTATCGACTTCGAAGGGAAAAAGCTTTGGGAGAAGAATCTTGGCACGATGCAAACCCGTGCACAGTTTGGCGAAGGAAGTTCACCTGCGCTTGCCAACGGCACATTGGTCGTTCCCTTTGATCACGAAGGTGAATCGTTCATCGTGGCGCTCAATGCCAAGACTGGGGACGAACAGTGGCGTCAAAAGCGTGATGAGCCAACGACCTGGGCGACCCCATTGATCACCGAGTACAACGGTGCCTATCAAGTGATCACGAACGGTACCAACAAGGTCCGAAGCTATGATCTGGCTTCGGGCGAAATTGTTTGGGAGTGCGGTGGCCAGGCCCAAAACCCGATTCCGTCACCGGTCCGCTACAAGGACGACGTGATCGTGATGACGGGCTATCGAGGCTACGCGATCTACTCGATACCGCTATCGTCCAAAGGCGACGTTACGGATTCGGATAACATCACTTGGATTGGGGAAGACGCGGCACCCTATGTGCCTTCGCCGTTGCTTTATAAGGGCCAGTTGTACTTTGTGAAAAGCAACAACGGGATTATCGTCTCCCGGGACGCGGCAACTGGCGACGTAATCATCGATGAGACACGTCTGGACGGTATCCGCAGCATTTATGCCAGTCCGGTTGCGGCAAATGATCACATCTATATTACGGGACGCGATGGCGAGACGGTCGTGATTCGGCACGGCAAATCGCTGGAAGTCGTCGCTTCGAATAAGCTTGCCGCCGAAATCGATGCGTCCGCCGCGATTGTGGGAGATGAGATTTACCTGCGTGGGAAGCACCACCTTTACTGCATCGCCAAGTAGTCGATTAAAATCGCGTTAAAACACCAAGTACCGCGGCGGCAATTCATTTTGTCGTCGCGGTACTTTGTTTTGTGCGGCTATCCCAATTCCGGCGCCATCGATAAACTTGGAAGCCGATTGAGACACCTTTCTGCTTGGATAATGATCATGACGGACTATCGAACTGAACACGACTCGATGGGGAACGTGCAGGTTCCCTCCACGGCTTACTACGGTGCCCAAACGCAGCGAGCGGTTGAAAACTTCCCGATCAGCGGCTGGCGCCTACCCGATGCGATGATCCGAGCGATGGGGATGGTCAAGCACGCCTGTGGTGTTGCCAATCGTGATCTAGGTAAGTTGACCGGCAGCGGGAAAAATCCTCTGACCGACGCTCAGGTTGACGCGATGTTGGCTGCTGCCGAAGAAGTCGTTGAAGGCAAGCTTTCCGATCACTTCCCGATCGACGTCTTCCAGACGGGCAGTGGCACTAGCAGCAACATGAACGTCAACGAGGTGATCAGCAACCGTGCGATCGAGATCGACGGTGGCGACTGGACGAAAACCGAAAAGTCCATTCACCCCAACGACCACGTGAACATGGGACAGAGTACCAATGATACTTTCCCAACCGCGATTCACGTCGCGACCGCCGTTCAGATCGAAACCGCACTGATCCCGTCGCTAAAAAAACTGCACGCGGTCTTGGAAGCCAAGGCAGCTGCATGGGACAAGGTTATGAAGATCGGTCGAACTCACTTAATGGACGCGACGCCGCTGCGTCTCGGTCAAGAGTTCGGCGGGTTCGCACGACAGGTCGAGTTGTCGATTAAGCGTGCCGAAATCGCACGCGATGCGGTGCTGGAATTGCCTGTCGGCGGCACGGCGGTGGGTAGCGGAATCAACACCCATCCAGAGTTTGGCGCCCGCGTCGCAAAGGCTCTTCAAGAACGCACCGGGATCTCATTCATCGAAGCGGTGAACCATTTCGAAGCCAACGCACAACGGGACGCATTGGTGCAGTCTCATGGCGAACTGAAGTGCATCGCTCAGACGATGTTCAACCTGTCCAACAATATTCGTTGGCTTGGCAGTGGACCACGTTGCGGGTTTTATGAAGTCAAGTTGCCATCGCGTCAGCCCGGCAGTTCCATCATGCCGGGGAAAGTCAATCCGGTGATGTGCGAATCGATGATGCAGTTGACCGCACGCGTGATCGGCAATGATTCCGTGATCACGGTCAGTGGTGCCGCCGGAGGAAACTTTCAGCTAAACATCATGATGCCCGTGATGGCGCACACGGTGTTGGAGTCGATTTTGTTGTTGGCGCAAGGTGTCGACGCATTCATCGAATTCTGTGTCGAAGAGATGGAAGCGAATGAGGAATCGTGCAATGCCGCTGTGGAACAGAGCTTGTCGATGTGCACCAGCTTGAATCCGTTGATCGGGTACGAGATGGCAGCGAAGTTGGCCAAAGAGGCGTTTGCGAGCGGTCAAACCATTCGCGAGCTGTGCTTGGAAAAGAACATCTTGCCAGAAGCGGAACTGACCGAAGCGTTGGACCCTTGGAAGATGACCGAGCCACAAGAATAGTCGCAGAGTTTTTGCTCTTGAGCCGCATCGCGTTTGCGACGGTTGCTTGAGTTCATTCTGTAGCGCAGGCGGAGCCTGGAAGACATGGCATGCGAGGCAGGAGCCTCGCACGAGGCTGTCATCGATGGTCAGCCACAATCAATCGTCGCAAGGATCTGGCATAGCGATGTGCTGGACGCAGCCTAGGGCTGGCGAGAAGGACTTAACCGTGGCTAGCGCCAAAACGGCTCAGTTTTGTTGGTCACGTAACCGTGGCTAGCGCCATTGCGGCTCAGTTTTTTGGGTAACCGATCGCGGGTGGTTTTCCTGCTCCTGAGCCGCATCGCGCTAGCGACGGTTGCTTGAGTTCATTCTGTAGCGCAGGCGGAGCCTGCAAGACATGGTATGCGAGGCGGGAGCCTCGCACGAGGCTGTCATTGATGGTCAGCCACGATCACTCGTCGCAAGGGTCTGGCATTGCGATGTGCTAGGTGCAGCCTCGGGCTGGAGAGAAGCACTTAACCGTGGCTAGCGCCATTACGGCTCAGTTTTATGGGCAAGCGATCGCGGCTGGTTTTCTTACTCCTGAGCCGCATCGCGTTAGCGACGGTTGCTTGAGGGTGCATCCAGTTCGCAAATGACTTGCCTATTGCAAGTCGACTGCCGCTCGCGATCCCCTACCGAAGTTCATGTCCGGATTGTAACAACGCAATACGCTGTGCTTCACGAGATCGGTCATACAGCATTCGTTGCTGCTCCTCTGCAAACGCTTTGGAGACTTCCGTCTGTTCGATTGTCAACAACAGTGAATAGGCGCTAGATGCTTGGTAAAAGCATCGCGATGCTAAGTCTGCCGATTCAGCCCGTTCGGCCAGAGATCTCCACGATTCTCCCAGCCACGTCAAATCGTGTTGCGTTAATTCGCGATGACGTGGTCGAAGCGATTCGATCGCATTGGCGAAGCGTTGGAGTGATGCTCGATCAAGCCGCTGAGGTTTGCGAAGCTCGATCGCAATTTGCTGAACCGGTCGAAGGAATTCCGATAGCTGGTCTTGGGGATCGATCGATTCAGGTTCGACCGCTCGGTTGCTGCTCGCCGCGACGTCGATTGCTTGATCGCTTTCCGCCGACGCGAGGTTCACATTCGGTGTGTTCGCTGCCTCCATGGCGATTGCCGGTGGCGTTACCAATGGCTGAAGCTGGTCTGCTGAAGCGATTTCTGGTTGCTCGACCAATGTCGGAAGTGGAGCGGTCGAGCCTTGGCTGCGGAATGCATTTTGTAAGGTTTGCCAAGACAACGTGGTGGGATTTTGCTGGGCCACAAACCAATACAACAACGTTGCGATCGGGATGACGGCCAGCGTCGATGCGGCGTATCGCATCAGCAACGAAGTTGTCGACATGCGATCGATCGAGCGACTGCGTTGGCGTTCGATCTCGGCTGGTTCAACCTTGGGACTGATCAATGGATCCGTCGCGTTTTTGCGAGCCGCCATCTCAGGCGATGTGGAGTCCTCTGCTGCCGTCGCGCGGTGACCGGTGCGATCAGCAACCAAGGGTGGAAAGGGGACGAGATCGAATGCAAGAGCGTCATCGATCGCATCGACATTGTCTTTGATTTGAAATACGAAGCCGCATTCGCATTCGGCGGATTCGCCGATCGCATCACGCGGCATCGGGTAGGTTGCTTTGCATCCTGGGCAAGCAAGCTCAAAATGATCGTCGGCCAGTTTCGCTGTCGCAGCAAGTTGTTCTTCGGCTACCGAATGTTCCGTGGCGGCTGGTTCCGTTTGCGGCGGCTGCGAATCGGTAGCCGTGACTTGAGGCAAGTCAACAAGTGAGATTTGATAAACCGTTGGAACGGCAGTGATGGGAAGTTCGATCGATTGAGCAGTCGTTGATGTGACATCGGCGGTAGCGTCATTAACCTCACTGACGACGCTCTCTGCATTAAATTCGATCTGGAACAGCTCTGGAGACCGAACGACGGGGAGCACCAAGTTGTCGACTGCCAAGTCGTTGTCTTCGAAATCCTCGGTCGGTTCGTCAACAGTCTCGACCACTTCGATCGAATACAGTTCCGGTGCGGCGATAATCGGAAGCTGTTGCGTATAGGCTGGAATTGGGCGTGGGACTGGCGTTTCAATTTGAAACAGCTCTGGAGCCGCGACGATAGGAAGCGGTTTTATTGACCTTTGTTCGGTTGATCTCTGTTCGGTCGGTTCCTCAGGCGAAAGCTCTATCTCATGGAGCGTTGGTGCGGCAACGATGGGGAGCCGAACAACTGTTTCGTCTATTTGTCGGGGCAGCTCGTTCCATTGGATTTGATAAAGCTCGGGTGCCGCGACAATCGGAAGATCCAAGCATTTCGTTCTCGCATCACCGCGAGTCGGATGTTCAATGGAGAACAGCTCTGGCGAAGCGACGATCGGAAGACGAGCGGTATCGGCACGAAGCTCTAACGCGAGCGAGGCTGCCGTATCGGGCGGCTGGATTTGAAATAGCGGTCCGAATGTGGTGATCGGTAAACGAACCGAAGCTGCAGTGCGGGATGCTTGCGTTGATGTTTGTGATCGGCTGGGAAGTTCGAGTTGAATCAGTTCCAGCTTTGGAGCGATCGGAAGCGAAGCGTCAATGCGAAGGCAAGTGCTGCTCGATGGAGCTACGTCTTCGAGTGCATTGCATGAGTTACTTGTTTCGGCAACTGGATCTTTAGCAATCCTTTGGCTGACGCTCGCCGTCGTGATGGTAAAGAGCGTTGGCGAAGCAACGATCGGCAGCACTGGTTTTGGCGGCTGTTGACAAGCGAGCTCGGTCGAGTCGGTCTCGATAGGCTCGGGCGTCATGTCCTCGTCAGCGGCAGCGACCTCGGCAGAAGCCATGTCGTCGATATTTGATTCCGTGACCGTTTCGCGAATGGTCGCCGATGATTTTTCCGCCTCAGCAGCCAAAACTGGTTCGGGCGATCGGGCATCGTTGTCCACATCGGTGATCGCTGACGAACCAACATGGGCTGGTGTTGCTACCGGAGCCGAAGGCTGCCAGTCAACCAGACGCATGGTCGGGATAGTGATCAGCCCACCGCAGCGGCACGGCAGCTGTGCACCTGCGCCAGCGGAATTGACGACGTATTCGGTTCCGCAATCGGAACACAATGCTTCGATCTCACCGCCTTTCCATTCCGCAGCGATCAGCTTCATCCCGCAATCGCAGTGGATCGGCGAAGCTTGTGGCGACCCATTCTGCGCAGCATCGACCGACGCTTGATCAAGCTCAAGCGTCTTCCTGCATTCAGGACACTGGCCGGAGTGACTGCTCAAACCACGTTAGGGGTGTATTTGGCGCGCGGAAGTCAAGCGAACAGTCGGTCTTACGGAACTTGCCGCCGGCAAATTCCATCGCAACTGCTCGCATGGGTTTAAGGACCGCCGAGTCTAGCAATCTAGCGATGTTCACCCCAAGACAGTTTTCGCGTTCAGACGACATTCCGACCCTAGATTTCTCCGATAAAAAGCTGGTTTCACATCGGCGGTTTCACACAAGAGATCGTCCGAAATTGGGGCATTTCGATTTGCGTTCAAAATGCGAACAGAAGAACACTCTGCAAGTCGGTTTGCGTGATCAGTCAGCACGGGAGTTTCTGATAGCAAAGCGGCGATTCACTGACCACTTCGGTCAATAAATGTGCGACGGTGTCTCAGGTTGGTCCATTTTGAAATGCATGCAAAGCGAAGCATTTTCGCTGTGCGGTTTACTTTTCCAATGTCCGGCGAAATGTTTTAGGAAAAGCCTATCAGTTTGATAAGTTTGGAGGCTCGGGGCATGATTTTCGCATTCCATCCTTGTTCGATTCAAAGTGCTTTTTCAACGTTGATGCGTGCCACACCAAACGTTGGGTCGATTTGCTTCGTGGAGGTGTGTGCAAACAGGAGGTTTGGTAATGATCAGTTCAGGAGTTGACGTCGTTCGTCGCAAGCAGGTCGTGAGGCATGGCGGCGGTACATCCGGGGGTGTTACTTCGTCCGAAGAGCTACGGCGGCAGGGGACGCGAAGCAGTCACATCGTGGTGCCATCTTCGACAGATGATGTAGAGTCCGACGGTTCTGGCGAGAAGATTCGCTTATTCGAAGCGGCGGTTCATGAGGTCGGGCCAGCAGAGCTTCGTCGAGTTCGGGTTTCGATACACGACGGTTGTGTTCAGCTAGATGGGGTTGTTGCAAGCTATTATCAAAAGCAACTGGCGCAAGAAGCCGTCCGCCCACTAGCGATCGGCATGCAGATTTCGAATCGTTTGCAAGTCAAATAGCGGCTGGCAGCGTTTGGGCTACGCTAGGGCAGACTTCGGTTTTTACGTATCAACGCAGCGGTACGTCGGCGGTTGCCGTTTGTCCTTCTCGCC is a window of Stieleria sp. JC731 DNA encoding:
- a CDS encoding PQQ-binding-like beta-propeller repeat protein, with amino-acid sequence MRLLPAIALLLILPSITFAADLTQGWPQWRGPEFSGVAENSNPPTTWSESENIRWKIEVPGAGSSTPIILGDRVYVATAIETDRSKEGAPAEEAQADTSNDQGEQERGRRRGGRRGFGGGPSPTKYYQFAVVAYDRANGTEVWRSVLTEQVPHEAGHNTNTFASSSPLTDGDRLYVSFGSRGVFAIDFEGKKLWEKNLGTMQTRAQFGEGSSPALANGTLVVPFDHEGESFIVALNAKTGDEQWRQKRDEPTTWATPLITEYNGAYQVITNGTNKVRSYDLASGEIVWECGGQAQNPIPSPVRYKDDVIVMTGYRGYAIYSIPLSSKGDVTDSDNITWIGEDAAPYVPSPLLYKGQLYFVKSNNGIIVSRDAATGDVIIDETRLDGIRSIYASPVAANDHIYITGRDGETVVIRHGKSLEVVASNKLAAEIDASAAIVGDEIYLRGKHHLYCIAK
- a CDS encoding transporter; this encodes MMIRRITLALALASASFASAGEGRKSLADKHAPAGIMGDHLHDQGEWMVEYKFMSMSMEDNQIVKDKVSDADAIGPAGMPAGINVNGIMTNAGAAPTDMTMEMHMLHVMYGASENVTLYTMLMLPSLTMDHIRGDMNPAGRGSSFTTHNSGFGDTSFGALLRLYSDDCQDWIANLGCSVPTGDIYRESTEPTGGLVSQPLPYPMRLGSGTFNAKPGLTYKRFGSWWSVGYQFQTDLPIGRNYRGYSVGDEYRFNSWTSVLLTDHWSVSLRGEHLWRTAYDGEDPATPNMLIETNVESFRGGYWYNLGLGTQFMKNGHYFNFEFVPTIAQDLDGIQLETDYAVIASWSKAW
- a CDS encoding class II fumarate hydratase; translated protein: MTDYRTEHDSMGNVQVPSTAYYGAQTQRAVENFPISGWRLPDAMIRAMGMVKHACGVANRDLGKLTGSGKNPLTDAQVDAMLAAAEEVVEGKLSDHFPIDVFQTGSGTSSNMNVNEVISNRAIEIDGGDWTKTEKSIHPNDHVNMGQSTNDTFPTAIHVATAVQIETALIPSLKKLHAVLEAKAAAWDKVMKIGRTHLMDATPLRLGQEFGGFARQVELSIKRAEIARDAVLELPVGGTAVGSGINTHPEFGARVAKALQERTGISFIEAVNHFEANAQRDALVQSHGELKCIAQTMFNLSNNIRWLGSGPRCGFYEVKLPSRQPGSSIMPGKVNPVMCESMMQLTARVIGNDSVITVSGAAGGNFQLNIMMPVMAHTVLESILLLAQGVDAFIEFCVEEMEANEESCNAAVEQSLSMCTSLNPLIGYEMAAKLAKEAFASGQTIRELCLEKNILPEAELTEALDPWKMTEPQE
- a CDS encoding BON domain-containing protein — encoded protein: MISSGVDVVRRKQVVRHGGGTSGGVTSSEELRRQGTRSSHIVVPSSTDDVESDGSGEKIRLFEAAVHEVGPAELRRVRVSIHDGCVQLDGVVASYYQKQLAQEAVRPLAIGMQISNRLQVK